Proteins from one Armatimonadota bacterium genomic window:
- the tuf gene encoding elongation factor Tu (EF-Tu; promotes GTP-dependent binding of aminoacyl-tRNA to the A-site of ribosomes during protein biosynthesis; when the tRNA anticodon matches the mRNA codon, GTP hydrolysis results; the inactive EF-Tu-GDP leaves the ribosome and release of GDP is promoted by elongation factor Ts; many prokaryotes have two copies of the gene encoding EF-Tu), producing MGKQKFERTKPHVNIGTIGHVDHGKTTLTAAMTRVLAEYNGSKALKYDE from the coding sequence ATGGGCAAGCAGAAGTTTGAGCGAACCAAGCCGCATGTGAACATCGGCACGATCGGCCACGTGGATCATGGCAAGACCACGCTGACGGCCGCCATGACGCGTGTGCTGGCTGAGTATAACGGCAGCAAGGCGCTGAAGTATGATGAG
- a CDS encoding D-galactonate dehydratase family protein, whose amino-acid sequence MKITDVRVILTAPGRNYLFVKIVTDSPGLWGIGEATINGSETIVAEALTHIAQLLIGRDPQQIEDLWQLIYRQGYWRGGPIFITALAGLDMALWDIKGKQAGLPVYQLLGGRCRDAVTCYSHAFGRDAHETEQSVRALMEQGFRVIRAQVGPYGGDGCIRQDPPITPGTPATTIYDSTRYLLSVPRLFEHLRSTLGMEVELFHDVHEQLHPIEAVRLVKELEPYRLFFLEDPLMPEHRESWPMLRAASATPLAIGEIFSSRWDCIPLFTNGWIDFLRTPPLHIGGITEARKVMAIGEPFNVRSAFHGAADIGPVAQAASVAVGISISNFGVQEWTRYPDALHEVVSGVCQMERGNLHPNEAPGFGIEIDEEKAGQHPYQRSFMPIVRRADGSMHVY is encoded by the coding sequence ATGAAGATCACCGATGTCCGGGTAATCCTGACGGCTCCCGGACGGAACTACCTCTTTGTAAAGATCGTCACCGATTCCCCGGGGTTGTGGGGCATCGGTGAAGCTACCATCAACGGCAGCGAAACGATCGTCGCCGAAGCTCTCACCCACATCGCGCAACTCCTGATTGGGCGTGATCCCCAGCAGATCGAGGACCTGTGGCAACTGATCTACCGCCAGGGTTACTGGCGCGGCGGTCCCATATTCATAACGGCGCTGGCCGGCCTTGATATGGCGCTTTGGGATATCAAAGGCAAGCAGGCAGGGCTGCCGGTATACCAATTGCTTGGAGGCAGGTGCCGCGATGCCGTTACCTGTTACAGCCATGCCTTCGGGCGGGATGCGCACGAGACGGAACAGAGTGTACGCGCCCTTATGGAGCAGGGCTTCCGTGTGATTCGGGCACAGGTTGGCCCGTACGGCGGCGATGGCTGCATCCGTCAGGATCCACCCATTACCCCCGGCACCCCGGCAACCACCATCTACGATTCGACCCGCTATCTCCTCTCTGTTCCGAGGCTGTTCGAGCATCTTCGCAGCACGCTCGGTATGGAAGTGGAGCTGTTTCACGATGTGCACGAGCAGCTGCACCCGATCGAGGCCGTACGGCTGGTCAAGGAGCTTGAGCCGTACCGGCTGTTCTTCCTCGAGGACCCCCTGATGCCCGAGCATCGCGAGAGCTGGCCGATGCTGCGCGCGGCGTCCGCCACGCCGCTGGCGATTGGTGAGATCTTCAGCTCGAGATGGGACTGTATACCCCTGTTCACGAACGGCTGGATCGACTTTCTGCGTACGCCGCCGCTCCACATCGGTGGCATCACGGAAGCGCGCAAGGTGATGGCGATCGGCGAGCCGTTCAATGTGCGGAGCGCCTTCCATGGCGCGGCGGACATCGGGCCGGTGGCACAGGCTGCGTCCGTGGCCGTCGGTATCTCCATCTCCAACTTCGGCGTGCAGGAGTGGACACGCTATCCGGATGCGCTCCACGAGGTAGTCTCCGGCGTGTGCCAAATGGAGCGTGGGAACCTGCATCCCAACGAGGCGCCGGGATTCGGCATCGAGATCGACGAGGAGAAGGCTGGGCAGCATCCGTATCAGCGGTCGTTTATGCCTATCGTGCGTCGTGCAGACGGTTCGATGCATGTCTACTGA
- a CDS encoding 3-oxoacyl-ACP reductase FabG, which produces MSTMPLVGKVALVTGASRGIGAAIARRLAHDGAAVAVHCRERRSAADAVAAEIVSAGGIAAVFMADLSDVRTIPVLVDSVLQKFGHIDVLVNNAGVAFTTDLNSDQGAQFETLFGLNVRAVALVTQAVLRQMGESGGCIINLSSGAATACPAGLSLYSATKAAVEVLTRTWAQELGRRGIRVNAVAPGLTESEMLQGLAPPDVIQKLASHTPLGRLGQPEDIARVVAFLASPDAAWITGQVVGANGGFR; this is translated from the coding sequence ATGTCAACAATGCCACTGGTTGGAAAGGTCGCTCTGGTTACAGGCGCTTCGCGCGGGATCGGCGCGGCAATAGCCCGGCGCCTTGCTCACGATGGCGCTGCCGTGGCCGTCCATTGCCGCGAACGCCGCTCCGCCGCCGACGCCGTTGCAGCGGAAATCGTTTCGGCGGGCGGCATTGCTGCTGTGTTCATGGCCGACCTATCCGATGTGCGCACCATCCCGGTTCTCGTGGATTCCGTGCTTCAGAAGTTCGGTCACATCGACGTTCTGGTGAATAACGCAGGCGTGGCGTTTACAACCGACCTGAACTCTGACCAGGGCGCGCAGTTTGAAACCCTGTTCGGTTTGAACGTGCGCGCCGTCGCTCTCGTCACGCAAGCCGTGCTCCGGCAGATGGGCGAGAGCGGTGGCTGTATCATCAACCTTTCGTCCGGAGCTGCGACGGCGTGCCCGGCCGGATTGTCGCTCTACAGCGCTACAAAAGCCGCCGTCGAAGTCCTGACTCGCACCTGGGCCCAAGAGTTGGGTCGCCGTGGTATTCGCGTTAACGCCGTTGCGCCCGGCCTCACCGAGTCGGAGATGCTGCAAGGTCTGGCGCCGCCGGATGTCATCCAGAAGTTGGCGTCGCACACGCCACTCGGGCGGCTCGGCCAGCCGGAGGATATCGCCCGGGTCGTGGCGTTTCTTGCATCACCGGACGCCGCATGGATCACGGGCCAGGTTGTGGGCGCAAACGGCGGATTCCGCTGA
- a CDS encoding quinone oxidoreductase, giving the protein MQRVIAREYGGPEVLRLEASPDTAPAAGEAAVEMHFAGINFIDIYRRRGGVELPLVPGFEGSGVVAQLGEGVAGLAVGDRVCFTGVPGAYSTRVIAPASRLMQIPSEMGFDVAAAWPLQGMTAHYLLHEYRLVGPGVTVLIHAAAGGMGLLLCAWAAHLGATVIGTVSTSEKAHAAAAAGAHHTILYTTSDFVEEVHRLTNGRGADLIIDGVGNPTGAKDLAALADRGTVVFYGSAGGAMDPIVPTELLPRCLRIAGGNLAQYTADRNEAHRRASAVLAGIAEGWLQPRIGRIYALADAATAHADLESRRSIGKLLLQMPA; this is encoded by the coding sequence ATGCAGCGAGTTATCGCTCGAGAGTATGGTGGTCCGGAGGTGCTGCGGCTAGAGGCATCGCCGGATACGGCGCCCGCAGCCGGTGAGGCAGCCGTCGAGATGCACTTCGCCGGCATTAACTTCATCGATATCTACCGCCGTCGTGGCGGCGTCGAATTGCCGCTCGTACCGGGCTTCGAAGGCAGCGGCGTCGTCGCACAGCTGGGCGAGGGGGTCGCGGGACTAGCCGTTGGCGATCGTGTTTGCTTTACCGGCGTTCCCGGAGCATACAGTACACGGGTTATCGCGCCTGCCAGCAGGCTCATGCAGATACCGTCCGAGATGGGGTTCGATGTGGCAGCCGCGTGGCCACTTCAGGGGATGACCGCTCATTACCTGCTCCACGAATACCGGCTGGTTGGCCCCGGTGTTACCGTCCTGATCCACGCAGCGGCCGGAGGCATGGGCCTGTTGCTGTGCGCGTGGGCGGCGCATCTTGGCGCCACCGTCATTGGTACGGTGTCAACCAGCGAGAAAGCGCATGCTGCTGCCGCGGCCGGCGCCCATCACACGATCCTTTACACAACCAGCGACTTTGTTGAGGAAGTGCACAGGCTCACAAACGGACGGGGCGCGGACCTCATCATCGACGGTGTTGGGAATCCCACTGGAGCAAAGGACCTCGCAGCGCTGGCGGATCGTGGCACGGTCGTGTTCTACGGGTCAGCCGGCGGAGCAATGGATCCTATAGTCCCGACAGAGCTTCTCCCGCGGTGTCTGCGGATCGCCGGAGGCAACCTCGCTCAGTACACAGCAGACCGCAATGAAGCCCACCGTCGCGCAAGCGCAGTGCTCGCCGGCATAGCAGAAGGTTGGCTGCAGCCGAGGATCGGCCGCATCTACGCACTGGCAGACGCGGCGACGGCGCATGCCGACCTGGAGTCGCGCCGTTCCATCGGCAAGCTTCTGCTCCAGATGCCGGCGTAG
- a CDS encoding glycoside hydrolase family 127 protein, whose amino-acid sequence MKQILRPMMRTRRLVLPTLVLSLSVAACLAAGRAQNTDVHVATVLPGGHNRYYAGNRAPLRSSPLVALPTGSVRAEGWLHTQLEMEANGFIGHLDQISPWLNFKTSAWASANGTGDNGWEELPYWLRGATDLAWTLHDPRLIAETNRWIHRIIASAQPDGWFGPVANRAADDCWPNMLAMYALRSYYDGSHDARVLRLMTAYFHWQMNLPHGRYLPESWQKQRGGDNLDSIYWLYNHTGDPFLLKLAARCHACTDDWTDGIPTWHGVNITEGFREPAEYWQQAGDNRFLHATEADYRKVMDTYGEVPGGMFAADENCRPGYTGARQASETCAMVEYMHSDELLTRITGDATWADRCETVAFNSLPASMTADLKGLHYLTAPNMVLLDERSKSPMLQNGGDMLSYNPYEYRCCQHNVSFGWPYFADSLWAATGDNGLAAVLYAPSSVTARVGNGDAVTIDETTDYPFRSSVALKIGTTRAVRFDLVLRIPGWAHGMSISINGRRRPLPAGSHGWVRVDRTWRNGDRVGVRMPMPVRVKSWPTQHNAVSVYRGPLAFSLEVGEKWQPYGSAPWTAYNVLPETAWNYGLLPPNRQQFQVIRRTIPAGSQPFARADAPVMIRASGQQISDWRLESNGLIGRLPASPVTTDTAVQRLTLVPMGCARLRVSVFPTTRKE is encoded by the coding sequence ATGAAACAGATCTTACGGCCCATGATGCGGACACGTCGGCTGGTGCTGCCGACGCTCGTGCTCTCGCTTTCTGTGGCGGCCTGCCTTGCGGCCGGGAGGGCTCAAAACACGGATGTGCATGTGGCGACGGTGCTGCCGGGCGGCCACAACCGGTACTACGCCGGAAACCGTGCGCCTCTGCGCAGTTCGCCCCTGGTTGCATTGCCAACGGGCAGCGTGCGGGCCGAGGGATGGCTTCATACGCAGCTCGAGATGGAGGCGAACGGCTTCATCGGTCACCTTGACCAGATCAGCCCATGGCTGAACTTCAAGACCAGCGCATGGGCCAGTGCAAATGGTACGGGCGACAACGGCTGGGAGGAGCTGCCTTACTGGCTGCGTGGCGCTACCGACCTGGCATGGACCCTGCACGACCCGCGCCTGATTGCCGAGACCAATCGATGGATTCACCGCATTATCGCCAGCGCGCAGCCCGATGGTTGGTTTGGACCGGTGGCAAATCGAGCGGCTGACGACTGCTGGCCGAACATGCTGGCCATGTATGCGCTGCGCAGCTACTACGACGGCTCGCACGATGCGCGCGTGCTCCGTCTGATGACCGCCTATTTCCACTGGCAGATGAACCTGCCGCACGGCCGGTATTTGCCGGAAAGCTGGCAGAAGCAGCGCGGCGGCGACAACCTGGACTCGATCTATTGGCTCTACAACCATACCGGTGATCCTTTTTTGCTGAAGCTGGCGGCACGCTGCCATGCCTGTACGGATGACTGGACCGACGGGATACCGACCTGGCATGGAGTGAATATTACCGAGGGGTTTAGAGAGCCGGCCGAATACTGGCAGCAGGCCGGCGACAACCGGTTTCTGCACGCCACCGAGGCAGACTACCGGAAGGTGATGGATACGTACGGCGAAGTTCCCGGCGGGATGTTTGCAGCCGACGAGAACTGCCGTCCCGGCTACACCGGCGCACGACAGGCATCCGAGACCTGCGCCATGGTGGAGTATATGCACAGTGATGAGCTGCTGACCCGCATTACCGGTGACGCAACGTGGGCCGACCGCTGCGAAACCGTGGCATTCAACTCGCTGCCGGCCTCCATGACGGCCGACTTGAAGGGCCTGCACTACCTGACGGCGCCCAACATGGTGCTGCTGGACGAGCGCAGCAAGTCGCCGATGCTGCAAAACGGCGGCGACATGCTGTCGTACAATCCGTACGAGTACCGATGCTGCCAGCACAACGTCTCGTTTGGGTGGCCCTATTTCGCCGATTCGCTCTGGGCAGCCACGGGCGATAACGGCCTGGCGGCTGTGCTGTACGCCCCCAGTTCGGTGACGGCGCGCGTTGGCAATGGCGACGCGGTGACGATCGACGAAACCACCGACTATCCGTTCCGAAGTTCGGTGGCGCTCAAGATCGGTACAACGCGTGCGGTGCGCTTCGACCTGGTGTTGCGGATTCCCGGCTGGGCGCACGGGATGTCGATTTCAATCAACGGCAGACGCCGGCCACTGCCGGCCGGATCGCACGGGTGGGTGCGTGTTGACAGGACGTGGCGAAACGGCGATCGCGTCGGCGTACGTATGCCGATGCCGGTCCGCGTCAAGTCATGGCCGACGCAGCACAACGCCGTATCGGTCTACCGCGGTCCGCTCGCGTTCTCGCTCGAGGTCGGCGAGAAGTGGCAGCCATACGGCAGTGCGCCGTGGACGGCTTACAACGTGCTGCCGGAGACCGCCTGGAACTATGGGCTGCTGCCGCCAAATCGACAGCAGTTCCAGGTGATCCGGCGGACCATTCCGGCCGGTTCGCAGCCCTTTGCACGTGCCGACGCTCCGGTCATGATCCGCGCTTCCGGTCAGCAGATATCGGATTGGCGACTGGAATCGAACGGCCTCATAGGTCGACTTCCGGCGAGCCCGGTCACCACCGACACAGCCGTGCAGCGGCTGACGCTGGTGCCGATGGGATGTGCGCGACTGCGCGTATCGGTGTTTCCCACGACGCGCAAAGAGTGA
- a CDS encoding aldo/keto reductase — protein MRLTRREVLAGSIAAAAVPASAARPALPQRRLGRTGERVSLLGIGCAPLGGPTSFADAAAVVHAALDAGITYVDVSPDYGNAEAKLLPVLATRRHEVFLVTKVNPNRPDRDGVVAQIEESIKRMGADHMDLVHIHNLGDWNMADVFTDGGALGGLREAKRRGLIRFIGASGHSRPWRFPEAIKTGEIDVVMNALNFVDCANYPFEVETLPAATMAGVGVVAMKVLGGAVGWQYDGKHPGCLAAYHSRAIRYSLGLTGVACAVVGFSSVAEVQAACAVARSYRPLSRVERAALLATGRQLATARATYFGPVVG, from the coding sequence ATGAGGCTGACCCGGCGCGAGGTGTTGGCGGGCAGCATCGCGGCCGCAGCAGTCCCGGCATCGGCTGCGCGGCCGGCGCTGCCGCAGCGGCGTTTGGGACGTACCGGCGAGCGCGTGAGTCTGCTTGGTATCGGCTGTGCGCCGCTTGGCGGACCCACAAGCTTTGCGGATGCCGCAGCGGTAGTGCATGCCGCTCTGGACGCTGGTATCACGTACGTAGACGTCTCACCGGATTACGGCAATGCCGAAGCAAAACTGCTGCCGGTGCTTGCCACACGCCGGCATGAGGTCTTTTTGGTCACGAAGGTCAATCCGAACCGGCCGGACCGCGACGGAGTGGTCGCTCAGATCGAGGAGAGCATCAAGCGGATGGGCGCCGACCACATGGACCTGGTTCACATCCATAACCTGGGCGATTGGAATATGGCGGATGTGTTCACGGATGGCGGCGCACTCGGCGGCTTGCGAGAAGCAAAGCGCCGCGGCTTGATTCGCTTCATCGGCGCCAGCGGCCATTCACGTCCATGGCGGTTTCCAGAGGCGATCAAAACGGGCGAAATCGACGTGGTGATGAACGCTCTGAACTTCGTTGACTGCGCCAACTACCCGTTTGAGGTTGAGACCCTGCCTGCAGCGACCATGGCGGGAGTCGGCGTGGTAGCGATGAAGGTGCTGGGCGGTGCGGTTGGCTGGCAGTACGATGGCAAACACCCCGGCTGCCTCGCGGCCTACCACTCCAGGGCAATCCGCTACAGCCTTGGCTTGACCGGTGTGGCATGCGCCGTTGTGGGTTTCAGCAGCGTGGCAGAGGTGCAGGCGGCATGCGCCGTTGCCAGGAGTTACCGGCCACTGAGCCGAGTGGAACGCGCCGCGCTGTTGGCAACCGGCCGGCAGCTGGCTACGGCAAGAGCAACGTATTTTGGGCCGGTAGTGGGGTGA
- a CDS encoding LL-diaminopimelate aminotransferase produces the protein MPTLSKRLSQIPPYLFTEISALKRQALADGKDVIDLGIGDPDQPTPEGVVAAMSEAIQNPETHRYDESPAGSATFLNAATEWMRRRFGVTLDPVDEAMLLIGSKEGLAHLAWAYIDPGDLSLIPDPAYPVYGINSALAGGECFSMPLTEANGFLPDLSAIPSDVAKRARVLWLNYPNNPTGAVATPEFFAEAVAFAREYDLLAVNDAAYAAVAFDGYRPPSILQSPGARDCAIELHSLSKTLNMTGWRIGFAVGNRDAIGALNKLKSNIDSRQFGAISQAAAHGLLNVENDATLELYRRRRNVLCDGLNAIGWPVRPPQATFYVWARIPTRHSSREFARLLLEEAAVNVIPGSGYGTAGEGYVRISLTVMGDCDGERLAEAVRRIDLVLRRLAA, from the coding sequence GTGCCGACACTCTCCAAACGGCTCTCACAAATCCCACCCTACCTGTTCACCGAGATATCCGCACTGAAGCGGCAGGCGCTTGCCGATGGCAAAGACGTGATCGATCTTGGCATCGGCGATCCGGACCAGCCCACGCCGGAAGGCGTGGTTGCGGCTATGTCCGAGGCGATCCAGAATCCCGAGACGCACCGGTACGATGAGTCGCCCGCAGGAAGCGCCACATTCCTCAACGCAGCTACGGAATGGATGAGGCGCAGGTTCGGAGTGACGCTGGACCCGGTCGACGAGGCGATGCTGCTGATCGGCAGCAAAGAGGGGTTGGCGCACCTCGCGTGGGCGTATATCGACCCGGGCGACCTTTCGCTGATACCGGACCCTGCCTATCCGGTATACGGCATCAATTCGGCTCTGGCCGGCGGCGAGTGTTTCTCCATGCCGCTGACAGAGGCCAACGGGTTTCTGCCGGATCTTTCTGCCATTCCGTCGGATGTGGCAAAGCGAGCGCGCGTACTGTGGCTCAACTATCCGAACAACCCCACGGGCGCAGTGGCCACGCCGGAGTTTTTTGCCGAGGCTGTGGCGTTTGCGCGCGAGTACGACCTACTGGCAGTGAACGACGCTGCGTACGCGGCCGTAGCGTTTGACGGCTACCGCCCGCCCTCGATTCTTCAAAGCCCAGGCGCCCGAGATTGCGCCATTGAGCTCCATTCGCTCTCCAAAACGCTGAATATGACCGGCTGGCGGATCGGCTTCGCAGTCGGCAATCGCGATGCCATCGGAGCGCTGAACAAGCTCAAGAGTAACATCGACAGCCGCCAGTTCGGCGCAATCTCCCAGGCAGCTGCACACGGCCTGCTGAACGTGGAGAACGACGCGACGCTGGAACTCTACCGCCGCCGCCGCAACGTTTTGTGCGACGGCCTCAACGCCATCGGATGGCCGGTTCGGCCGCCGCAGGCCACCTTCTACGTATGGGCGCGAATACCCACGCGCCACAGCAGCCGCGAGTTTGCCCGGCTGCTTCTGGAAGAGGCTGCTGTCAACGTGATTCCCGGAAGCGGTTATGGGACTGCCGGCGAAGGCTATGTTCGCATCTCGTTGACGGTGATGGGTGACTGCGACGGCGAGCGGCTGGCGGAGGCTGTGCGTCGAATCGACCTGGTTTTGCGGAGGCTAGCGGCATGA
- a CDS encoding phytanoyl-CoA dioxygenase family protein — MTIAAERAMTEERVQEIADEFFREGSVRVPGVFSSDEVQELRDKTDWLFEHRESIPQQHVSYVHGAFVLRRGAEADPVFAATVTREPIHSLAKAVLRSEPRFNALNVIRNEPGQAISVWHVDDTLEFPLPDDIERFDARIRMPVFWFTVQVALSDIHELEHGPTQWVPGSHYSGRYPVTQEDPQFDGRSAQAMYCDAGDIYFTNHQAWHRGAPNLSDRTRYVMQLQYAARWADSRFKGIA, encoded by the coding sequence ATGACCATCGCGGCAGAGCGGGCTATGACCGAGGAACGCGTGCAGGAGATTGCGGATGAGTTCTTCCGCGAGGGGAGTGTGCGGGTACCCGGGGTTTTTAGCTCCGACGAAGTGCAAGAGCTGCGAGACAAGACGGATTGGCTGTTTGAGCACCGGGAGTCGATTCCCCAGCAGCATGTCTCATACGTACACGGCGCGTTTGTGCTGCGCCGTGGCGCTGAAGCCGATCCTGTATTCGCCGCGACTGTGACGCGTGAGCCGATCCATAGCCTGGCTAAGGCGGTCTTACGGAGCGAACCGCGCTTCAACGCCCTGAATGTTATCCGGAACGAACCGGGCCAGGCGATCAGCGTCTGGCATGTGGACGACACGCTGGAGTTTCCGCTGCCCGACGATATCGAGAGGTTTGACGCACGCATCCGGATGCCCGTTTTCTGGTTTACGGTTCAGGTGGCCCTTAGCGACATCCACGAATTGGAGCATGGGCCCACGCAGTGGGTACCCGGCAGCCACTATTCCGGGCGCTATCCGGTGACGCAAGAAGACCCGCAGTTTGACGGCCGGAGCGCTCAGGCTATGTACTGCGATGCCGGTGATATCTACTTTACGAACCATCAAGCCTGGCATCGCGGCGCGCCGAACCTTTCGGATCGCACACGCTACGTGATGCAGCTGCAGTACGCTGCGCGATGGGCTGACTCGCGCTTCAAAGGCATCGCCTGA
- a CDS encoding cytochrome b/b6 domain-containing protein → MKRIEKKHPLAIRWFHWINFPVLMVMIWSGLLIYWANDVMHIRVAGKTLFHFFPNWFYSRFNLDQRLAEGMAWHFTFMWLFVINGLLYVLTTAFLGEWRFILPNRHSFREAIQVTLHDLHLSRKQPPRRKFNGAQQIAYTSIIIMGAGSTLTGLAIYKPIQLAWLTALFGGYTVARFFHFWLTIGFCLFFVVHIGQVVKTGWGNFRAMVTGFELVEAPEPEGDAAVTPASG, encoded by the coding sequence ATGAAGCGTATCGAAAAGAAACATCCGCTTGCCATCCGCTGGTTTCACTGGATAAACTTTCCGGTGTTGATGGTGATGATCTGGAGCGGCCTGCTCATCTATTGGGCGAACGATGTGATGCACATCCGCGTCGCCGGCAAAACGCTCTTCCATTTCTTTCCAAACTGGTTCTATTCGCGGTTTAATCTCGATCAACGCCTGGCGGAAGGCATGGCATGGCACTTTACGTTCATGTGGCTCTTTGTCATCAATGGGCTGCTCTACGTGCTCACCACCGCGTTCCTGGGTGAGTGGCGCTTCATTCTGCCGAACCGGCACTCGTTTCGAGAGGCCATCCAGGTGACGCTTCACGATCTGCATCTCAGCCGGAAACAACCACCGCGGCGCAAATTCAACGGCGCGCAGCAGATCGCCTACACCAGCATCATCATTATGGGAGCCGGTTCCACTCTCACCGGGCTCGCCATCTACAAACCCATCCAGTTGGCGTGGCTGACTGCGCTTTTTGGAGGATACACCGTGGCGCGGTTCTTCCACTTTTGGCTGACCATAGGTTTCTGCCTCTTCTTCGTCGTGCACATTGGACAGGTGGTTAAAACGGGGTGGGGCAACTTTCGTGCCATGGTCACCGGCTTCGAGCTGGTGGAGGCGCCGGAGCCGGAAGGCGACGCGGCTGTCACGCCGGCTTCCGGTTAG
- a CDS encoding molybdopterin-dependent oxidoreductase, translating into MDDLDPATWRLRVMGLADMSGADTAPASAAPVADKKSSGSRKKPPPTGESTSGAGGGAVQTDMAMTGSPALTLGLHAIKQLPRIEIVTQLKCIEGWATVVRWAGARFADFVAQYPPETQSGNDPDVRHHPEDLAQYVSLVTPDGAYYVGLDMASALHPQTLLCYEMNGAPLSQDHGAPLRLVIPVKYGIKHLKRIGLIRYTNKRPADYWAEQGYDWYAGH; encoded by the coding sequence ATGGATGACCTGGACCCCGCAACCTGGAGGTTGCGCGTGATGGGCCTCGCCGATATGTCGGGCGCCGATACCGCCCCCGCGAGTGCGGCGCCCGTAGCCGACAAAAAATCCTCAGGATCCCGCAAGAAACCGCCGCCTACGGGAGAATCCACCTCCGGCGCGGGCGGTGGCGCCGTGCAGACCGATATGGCGATGACGGGGTCGCCGGCTCTGACCCTGGGGCTGCACGCCATCAAGCAACTGCCGAGAATTGAGATCGTTACGCAGCTCAAGTGCATCGAGGGATGGGCAACTGTAGTTCGGTGGGCAGGCGCGCGGTTTGCCGACTTTGTCGCGCAGTACCCACCCGAAACGCAGTCCGGCAACGATCCCGATGTGCGCCACCACCCCGAAGATTTGGCCCAGTACGTCAGCCTGGTAACGCCCGACGGCGCCTACTATGTAGGTTTGGATATGGCCAGTGCGCTGCACCCGCAAACGCTGCTGTGTTACGAAATGAACGGCGCGCCGTTATCTCAGGATCATGGTGCGCCGCTACGACTGGTCATTCCGGTGAAGTACGGCATCAAGCATCTGAAGCGCATCGGCCTGATACGTTATACAAACAAGCGCCCGGCGGACTACTGGGCGGAGCAGGGATATGATTGGTATGCCGGGCACTGA